AAACCCCACAGGTTAGCTAGGAAATGTTTATATTATTGTTagtgaattaaaataaatatgttttttatcTGATCTGTTTTTAATGTCATTTCTGTAATAGCAAAATGGTCTTTTAATATGCATGCTATGCTAACCCCTTTGTGATAAAAACACGagttttattaaaaagaaacCACTTCTCCCCACCACAAGACAAGTGAGTCTgtacaaaatacaataaaactatTGATGCGCGCCGTGAATCATCTTTATGGGCTATTCCGCAGTAGATTTCGGCAATTTAGTGAATTGTTGTCTACTCCTAGCCTGAAATATCGCCTGGTGACGTACTGGAACTGCCTGAGGTCCTCAGTACATACCTACCGTAGAACCGTGTTAAAATTACACTAGTGTAAGAAGAGAGAGATATGAATCTGCAACTTAGAATACATCAGTTGAACGACGACCTAATAATGATTGCATCTGTAGTTATcaacaatgaggaagctcttagcctgcaTCTTTGTTGGTTtctattcaattcaattctttattgcaacagtcagtcagtcaaatgacggccactgctgaacaaaggcctcccctaaggatttccaccaCGACCAGTCCCACGCCGCCCGCATCctggcacctcccgcgactctcaccagatcgtcggtccacctagtggagggcctgcccatactacgtcgcccgtggtcgccattcgagaacttttctgcctgcATCTTACCTGAAGGAAAGTGAAGAGCAGGGCAAAGGTGGAAGCTTCATTCGGAATCTTCAACCTTAAAGTAACCGGCTAGATACCTCTAACTGATGGAATACAAAAGTCTGCGTCTGGATGAAAAAAAGCGGGAGATAGTTTAGCGAGTTTGtaaaaaatgaaattgaaaaaatctttGTAAAGCTTTGTAACATTCATTGATGGTCTATACTCAAGTACAGACCAAAAGCTGTGATTGTCTTAAACATGCGCATTCTAAATTACAAtcacaagtaggtacctatttgagCTTGAATTGTTTTTTGGGTGTAGTTTCATTTTCGTAGTCATGGCAAATATGAATCAAACGACTCTACATTTTGTAGAAATGACGcagttcataaaataattaagttatttttgccTTCTACAATATTCTTCTTTCTATAAAAAAGTGAGCTGCAAGCCTTTAGCGTTTCTTTATGTATTTTACACTTAAaaacttttctttattttttcttcataaagAGCTGAATTTGCACAAAAATTAGAACAgctaattattattacataagTTCATATCTGGTCACTGTCGTCACAAGCATTTCAATTGCTTGTTTACCATCTAAAACACATAAATTACATCTATCAGTCGGCATTCACAAAGGAAGCAGAATTTTGAAACTCTTTATCTGAGTCGGTTAACAAAGTAAATTAAAAGGGTGACCCCGCCGCTCCAAAAACCCAGCCCCGTTTTATAATTGCGTCGACATCTATATTAATATTCAATAAGTAAGGAGACGGTAACATGAAAAAAGTTTTACTTCAAATTTATTATGTACTGATAACCTTGGTATCATCGAATCCATCAGCACAGCCATCAGTGTGTTAGTGGACTACTTTGTTTTTGTCGCTTCATGTTTTACTGTTCAGATAAAACAGTCATAAAAACGTTTCAATTAAACTGATGAAATAGTTAAAAGTTATTCTTGTTATTATATTGATAGCATGTGCGAAATCACAAACTAAACGACGATTATCTCTGACTCGTGCGTGGTTACTAGAAAAAAGGTAGATACTCAAATGTTTCATATTTTTGGGCCAGAGGAGTGCAATTAGGTCCTTAGAATCTtgtctttttaataaaaataaaattcaaattcaaattcaaattcatttattcacagaaatacacgtccattagatgtttgTAAATAATCAATTTCGTTACAGTGTACCTTGCCATAACTGGCATGTGAAAGTTAATTAGGAGAACAtgtcaaaatattaataatcttaTGAAAAGTCATTTGATAAAATCATAACAATGTCAACAATCCAATTATACTAATCATTACAATTAAAtgtcaattacataaaataacacacaaccaatattaatacataaaatttcacaattatttaattctaaaaaaactcatttacagAGTAGAAACATTTATCGAGCAGCCACTTGTGCAATACATTTCTAAATTCAGGCATAGAAGCTCCCAGTATATAAGCTGGCAGTTTATTGAAAACTCTTATagccatacaaaatacatttcttttatataacgttaaattaattttggGCAAATACAATCTGTTCTTGTGGCGAGTAGTCTTTTCTAATACCTGTTCATGCGTCTTAAAATTATCAGgatgtttttttacaaataggcATAATTCCTTGATATATAAACATGGCAatggcaatatttttaattttttgaagaGTGGTTTACAACTATCTCTATAGCCTGCCCCACACATCGCACGCatgcattttttttgtattttaaatactttttcggAATCAACAGAGTTCCCCCAGAGAATAATTCCATAATTTAGTATAGAGGAGACATAACCGTAATATGCCGACATCATTGCTTCATTGTTTGAAAcgtattttaatctttttaatacaaatacaaatctaTCTAGTTTATTGCACACATTATCGATATGTGGTTTCCATGTGCAGTGTTTGTCGAGAATTACACCTAGAAATTTAGTTGTTTCGACCTCATTGAtagatttattttgataatggatatttaatttaatgtctCTCGATTGAGTTGTCTTAAAATGTATCCTATTTGTTTTGTCaatgtttattttcatattattactaTCTAACCATGtcatcaatgtttttattgtgtTGTTTATTTCAGTTTCAAGATCATAAGTTTTATCTGCTTTAATTAATATTGTCGTGTCGTCAGCATAAAGTAAACATTTGTGTCGTATTGTGTCGGGAAGATCATTaatgtacaataaaaataatattggacCCAAAATGCTTCCTTGGGGGACTCCAGTATCATTTATCACACAGTCAGAGAAAAAATcctttttataaaaattctgtaatctatttattttagtacattGCATTCGGCCACTGAGATAACTTGTGAACCAGTCATTTGCAATACCACGAATTCCATAACTGTGCAATTTATTTAACAGTTTTGTGTGGTTTACAAAGTCAAACGCTTTACTCAAGTCTAGGAAAATTGCCACTAAGGGAACCCCGTCGTTGATACTCTCGGTGACATATTTCATCAAATTAAAGCAGGCACTGGCTATCTTagctataatataatatagctTAAAATATTGTCATGAAAACTAGGTAATTGTAGAGATCATAATTATATTTGATACTACTTTTGAAGGTATTTTTTGAGGGTATTTTTTGAGGGTACTTTTGAAGTaaagattttaatttgatttttaatgcaaatctggtgacatacgcccgtattcacaaacgatgcttgcttaagtgaagcagcaaatcgaacacacagcgttgaatagagctctgtgtttggttcatgtgtcaccctgtgcgtccacgcgcactgtgcaacctcatattaatgtttgtgaagGCGATAGATTGATCTTTCTGCTTCACGGAGCCCCGTAGATTTGTAGGAGAGGTCTTGGTGATTGGACTGATACTTGTCAATACGACATACGACTTtaatttaaccgcctctgtggtctagtggtaagacctacttcagacgcagaggtcccgggttcgattcccaggggatgcagatttttctgttcggtttggtcggtggtaggacttgttctaagtccgcctggctagctaccaccatcttacctaagtctgtcgccatagcaacaatattaacagcattgttgtgttccggcagttagaggtaagatagccagttcctccgtggttgaggatttcgggtgaagctcgcttccaccttcggcctaatcatcacttaccatcaggtgagatacaggccaagagcttcctcgttgggAATAAAAAAAACGAATCTGTCAAGTTACACAGAGCTAGCTCATCAGCAAATTATACACGCACTTATCTCGTGCCCCGCGACCCACACTTGTTTTGATCAACTGTGGAACACATGTTTTATCTGTGTTTTTCTCAGTTGcctaattattatattaaatacgCGACATATTGATTTGGGAGTTGGAGATATTGTTAACCATGTTGTTTTAACCTTATTCTATTACATTGGCTGTAAATGTACGAGTATCTATTGTTTACGTTTACAAACGTAGACGTGAAGTCTATTTTTGTAATCCTTACATTATGTGTAGGTAAAgtaagaactatttttttaatttcattcgtAGGATTTGTGTGAAGTCCGAACTAGTATGAagtcatttatttactttatttaactACATTTGACAAAAACCAACATAATATCTATTGTGACTAGAATCCAGATAGCTTCATTCAGTGTTTCGTATTTATCTTGAATCGTCATGAATCACAAACATGAGACAAGGAAAATAATTCGTAGATTCGTAAATGCATTCCAAAACTTTGCACTCAAGTCTCTATAATCCGACTGCTCCGCTAACCATTATCATGACCTATGATCAGTTAAAGACCTTTAAAAAACAATACCAACAAAAACATTTCGCGGGCATTTCAGAAATTACGCAAAAAGCATAGGTCTGTGGAGATTATTACCCAGTACACTCCGCCCGGAGCCGGCGGCCGGTGCGGACGCAATCTAGCACCTACTTAGCTATCTCGCTGGCGTAACTACTTCCTTAAACCACAGTTAAACGGACGCTCAGCCAGCCCATTTTGGACAAACATCCTAGAAACAAGCTAAAACAGAACATACCTCAAGATGAGAATGAATGAAGAGAATTAACATGAAAACAAAGAACACAGGCAAGTTCTTTTTCATGAAGGGCTCTGTCATAATTATCCACAAATGAaataatttgcaataaaataaaacagattGAATTTGAGACGTCAATTAAAGTACGTCAGCTACGAGGCTACGAAATAATGACAAGTTATAAGGTAAGCCTGTAAATTGTCATTTCGTAGCCTCGTAGCGCGTAGCAAAGCGCCTTATTCACAATGACAACAGCAGTGCTTTTTATGGTTTTGTATGTGCACCATTAGATTATGAGAAGATTAAAAACTCTTTTTAATCCGTGTTTATTAAGCAACTTTACGAGTCTATAGATGACCGCACTTTTAGACTTCTTGAACAATTATTAGGTACTCTACTCTATATAGATTTAGTCGTAATGCCTGGAAAAAATGAAATGGTATTTGTTTTACATGGAGCGACAAAAATTTTAGCTACAGTCAAAGGTATATGAGCCCTAGACAACTGGCAAAACATGACAGTTTAATGTCGAAAGGCTGTTTTTTTGGATGGAGCTACATCGCTCCGtgaacggattcgattttccaTTCGATTAAaaagtgccacttgtctagaCCTACAGATATCGGCCTGTCTGTTTTATTTTAACTGTGGCAAAGTCGACGACGAGCCGGCTACGGGCCGTGAAATTCTAAATAAGACAACCTCCAACACCTCGGTTTTACATTATAAAGTATCCAATCTGTATGACGTCTCCGACTAAATCGGAACCTTCAGTGCATACAATTAAGTCTATATTAACTGTGCAGTGGTTTAGCGGTGTACAGAACTTTCAAAGATGTTCATACATATGATTTGTGTTCTTTGTTATTCTCTATTGTTAGACCTCGAGTCAGGTTGGTTCTGTCCAGAGGATATGTCTTAGATAAGTTACTTTGCCAAAATGTAGAGTTTACAGTTCAATTATGcgttaattttcatattttttgcaTATCAAAGGTAAGCTAGACTAAAAGAAAAGgccttttttatcaaaatcgtaTAAAGAGACGCAAGTAAAAGCTAATAAGTAATACACTTATCAAAATGCTATGATACATAGTAAGTATATGTATATTTTGCGAATCAATCCAAAATTGCTAACTATAGCCTTAAAGTTAATAATTGTTTGAATGCTTTAGTCCAAGATAACGCtttaaaatacgagtaggtagtaCACAACATGTAAGTATGTGTCAACTAGTTTATGGACCTTTGTCGCTTATTGCTGCAGTAGCCTAAGCATACGATGACAGTACATCAAGCTAAGCACTATTGCATCTTAATAAGTggtaataggtgctattttgcaacaaaatgtatagtctaACGTGCTGTCGACTGTGCAACGCCATAAATGAGTTATTGGCTACTGTAAAGGAGCTTGAAGTCATTTATGGGTGTTTAGGCAAGCGCTTTGTCACGGGGTTTATTTAAGTAGATGTTTTTACTATCTTGTTACAACATAAGGTGGATAATAATGTGGATTTTAAAGGTTGTTCCTCTGTAATGTAATTTGTACCGTGATGTCAGACTACTTTTAGCTGCCAAGGCTCTGAATCCTGAACCAACCAAACGACTAGGCTTTTAACTAATGTTCATAGTCCAGTCATAATAGTAAAATCCAGCAAGCAAGTGAGTTTTGATCCCATCTGAATTGGatctaaaacattttttctttgtaGTGTGATTTGTACCCTGGTGTCCAACTTCATTAGCTACCAATGTATTATTTAAACCGAAGAAAAGACGAATTTCTCCgtagtcaaatcaaatcaaatctaaaatattttattcaatttagaccaatattttggcacttatgaacgtcaaaataataatttaaaaaagtagcccttaaggggcactttacatgtctgcttatcttttgggccctaccagcgcttcgttCAGCGATCAAGCAATCCAGTACGTGAAAGGTTGTAAACCCATCTGAAGTATAATTCATTTTATACAATGAAAATCTCTAACAAACTAAAAGTTAGTACAGACTTGTCCTGATACGAATGGCATACATGTTGTTTCAATTTTTACATGTATATTTGCACGTGCTTTAGGAGCGTGCAGAAACCGCAGTGTGAATCGACCTACATTCGGCTTCATTTTCACACCACCAATGTGAACTCTACCATCATCGCCTAAGgtatatttttggaaaactgaAAAGACAAAAGACAAAATATTTCCTTGAATACGGAATAGCTGAGACATAGTGCATTTTAAATCAGTATatcatatttgttttatttaacattaaagttacaaaaataaaccaTTCAAAGAAATATTGgttcatatgaaaataggtaaaaAATTGAGATCAAtaaattaagattaattaatctcTTTTTAACACTTGACTAGCACACGAAAAAATCTTCTTCAttagtaacaaatactaagcAAAAAGAAATTACAATACTTGAAAATTAAAGCTATTGCTATAGAACTAACTTTGTTGTCAGGGGTTGTAGACACAGCCTGTGTGTGGTACGCATACCtgttacaaaaactgttatattttaaatgaaaaccaGTATAAAATGGTTGTACTGCACTACCTAACATTTGCACTGTGCCCCAGTTGCACGTTCGTCGCGTCATAGCAGCCTCTGCAGTACAAGCGACCCCGGAATAAATCAagcttgatttatttttattcgtagGGCAACAATGTGCGACGCGTATTTTCTCGGATGGCAACACAAACACTGAGTAGAAAAGTGATGATTACAAAAGGATGGAATGGCAGCTTCGTGGAAATGTAGCACCGACCGGCAGTAACGAACAACAAAAAAGCTGTTCTGTTCaccaaataaactatttttcagTGGACAATGCTTCGGAAAATTCCAAAAATAGTGACAAAATAAAGGTATACCTGATATTTTGgtgattgttttgttttaatcgAACCCGAGACTATTGCGATAAGCAAAAATACCACCACTGCACCACCAAGTCGACAATAATGAAGCAATCTACGTTAACACTCTAACGACCCGTCAAGCAAATGCAGGCAAAATGATTGATACCAACCGTTTCTTTCGGAGGGTTCCTCAAAATCTGAATTCAAATCGTGTCAAGCGCGCGCGCCCCGGAAATTGAGCTCGGGGCGCCGCTTGACCCGGCCTGTCAcgatgacagctgtcaaaacCCAGCTGTCGGATCTAACGACAGGTCACGTAGGACTCGCGCCCTGCCGACCCATAAGTGATTCGGGGAAGTTTGCATTTAGAATGAGTGGAAGTTATGCAGAATTGGAAAAATAGGTCGCTGGATAGATCCATCCAGGGATCaggttatatttttttcttaatgtaacatactcgtattatgagCAATGTCTTAGAAAGTGAGGTTTATTCCTGAAAATGCAATTCCttaggataaataaataaataaataaataaataaataaacctttattgtcaccataacaaaaaaaaatacaactttaacacagcttaacaattaaaaataaggtGACAAGGGCATCCGGCTCAGCGTAAGCTGTACGGCACTAGGTCCATgcagcgctggttttcagccggTGCCAGTCTCCTGCACAGTAATACAGCGTACATAGGTAGGTGCAGTGATATAAAAAAGAGAaacaagattaaaataaaaaaccacaCATTTTTCATCACCAGTCACTAAGCCTCTCCCACACCGTCACACCGTCAGCTcgttaaaacaaaatcaaaaacaaagGAAGAATAATTACCTATAAGACAAGCCGAAGACAGGTTAAAATTCCGGTTATTGGAGGAGGGAGACCCATGGCCAGTAGTATGAAGCATACTACAggctgataatgatgataagcATATTactacattacattacattttctTCACTGGTGCTAAAAGCATCtgttgacttacttgacttatggtcctatgtcccctagatggggcagagggcgtccacaacagtcctccatctcgttcggtcttgagcttctcgcttgatctcgctccaggtcttgccgatcttcttcgccttgtccgctacagtgcgccgccaagtttgcctgggtcgaaaAGCATCTGTTAAATAGCATCAAAGTTAAATCATACCCATACAAATGCATACAAATGTCGTTTTGAGAACCAGATTTTATCACGCGACATTTATTCGCAACGATAGAGCAATTCAAAATCTCAGGACAGCCTAGAGGCATCACGGAAGACCCTAGAAAGACCACGGCGGGTACTAAAATAGAAACTTAAGAATCAATTCATGACCTCGGAGGTCAATTCTGATGTTCCGATAAGGCTTTACCGCGGTTTTGAGACTGAAGTACCTCGTAAGTACCCATCAGAGCGCCCATCGATATTACCAATAAATTCTTTGCTGTATTTCCCAGTACCAATAGATAACATCCTATGATGCTGTTCTTAGAGGTAAGCAAGTATGGAGTCGcctttttcattgttttaattCACCCGTGTgtactattatttttaatctcATCTCTATTAAAGTTTTACCACGCTATAAAATATGTTGCAAAGTGAAAGATGGCAACTGGATACATGGTGTTCTTCATTGCACGtcattttttaaaagtaaaataattatgcaCTTTGAAATGATACTGCGTGGATCGATTCGTCACTCGTgggtaaaattaatattttaaaatcgtATCTTTTACAACTACGAGTAAAATACATAGTCCGTGCTCATGAAAAAATCTCTCAGAGTGAAAGGATAGATAGAGCTTTAAGCCCCTAGAACGAGTTATCTTCTTTTGACAAATATCCCagtcaatgatgatgatgtgaaacatttaaaaacataatggaCCAAAACATCTAGCTCAATACTTTCGAACAGTGCCCATGTAATGAAGACATACTGTTCCAAGGAACGCCCCCCCTAAGCGGATAATTGAGTCATTATACGCGCACGCGCAACTCTTCTCTATCGGATCGAGATAGGATCCGATCGGTCCAGTACAACCGTCTAGCAAAACTGCTGTCTTAAAATACTCCTTCAACACCAAGACATACAGAACAAGATCTTAAAACTTTTAGGTGCACTGTACAAAGAAATACACGGTTACTATGAGAACTCGTTATGGTCATGTTCAACATTTTATGTCCTAATTTGTCCAACGGCCTAGTTATGGTGGAGTGAAGATATGGAAAGATAATCTGATCAAAAATGTTTAACTAAATCAAAAAGATTGAGCCGCTTTGTTTtcctaaaatttattttatttatacagtgtgaaTTTTGATAAAATGCACAGATGAAAATaggtaaaactagacctatttttaatgaagaaaaaaatgacaaaaaatatctgaaatttttttaagatttttttttctttcaattactttttgtaaagaaaacgtaataacttttaaactaagaggtataatcctgataaaataaaacagagatactaataaaatacataaaatatccaGAAAATGGCAacatataataaaaaatgttattaattttcattgtgcactttatcaagactcacaGTGTATTTTTATACGAATGTCGAATCTCCACGGAACCCTATGGAGGTTATAAGAAGTTTATACTATagacaaataattaaaaacatattcTGTCAGTTCAACACGTCAAGTTAACGTCAATCACGGCCATAAATGACATTTAGGAATTCTAACATTAATctgtttatttactttatttactgCTAACAAAAAGCTAGCAAAATAAAAGAAGTACTAATAGTGCCTATTGTAattgttaaaaatgaatttagAAGAAACCGAGACTACCACGACTGCTGCGACCACCACCACGGCGGGCCCCACCATCGTGCCGAAAGACCCTGGGATGTATCTGCCGATATATGTCATGACCGGCATCTATGGGGCAGTGTTCATTCTTGCTCCTTTATTCGTTCGCAAAGGACCTAATCGTGGGTTAGTTTTTTGCTATTGTACAAATGACAACGTAACCGCTGGTGTAATGgtaccacctgcttcagatctAGAGGTCCCGGCAGTGGCGTAACTACCACGAGACCCGTGGCAAATTTAATGGGGCCCTGGCCCCTGACATGccatgatacgggggggtgcCTTTGGTAGCATAGGTCATGAATGAGGAATGAGTACATCAACTATCATCTTCGAATTGGTAACCCAAAAAATACATATAGTGTGTGCATTTATTtcacttgtaaaaaaaaaaagtttttcttggGCCCGGGGGCCCGTTGCATTTTGCCAGCCCTGCCACCCTGTAGTTGCGCCACTGGGTCCCGGGATCCCAGTAGGTTTAAATTTTGGGATTgattggtggtagggcttgatCTTAGTCttcctggctagctaccaccatctacCTAACAACACTGTTGAGTTCCGGCAGtttgaggtaagatagccagttcgtctgtggttgaggattctgggtgaagctcaCTTCGACAGGTGAAATTCGTTAGGTTTGTCtcattaatttaattgttattcTTCTCTTTTCACAGGATAATAAGGTGTTGTATATGGATGTCAACTTTCTCTTTATGGATGCTGTAAGTCGTATTAAATTTTGACTACAATTAGCAACTCtttaatagattttttaaatgtttatctaCAAACATTGAGTAATTAATTCCATcaagttacaatattttattgtataattTCTTATTTCACAGTTGGTTCACGGTGTATGTGTCCCAAATGAATCCATTATTGGGGCCCCGCCTTAAAAACACCACTCTGGCTTGGATATCCCATTCTTGGGTGAGTCTAGGAATGTACTATCTTATTTCAAGGTCAATTGGTAAAgtaaagtaggtaattttagGCACGGCGCAAATGGGTCACCGACCacagccaccggtggctgtCGCGCGCCCCATTTCTAAGTGTCAGAAGCGAACGACAGTCACCGGTGTCTGGAAGGCGCCACATTTGTAACCCTATTTCTATTGCTGTAGGCACAAATCCCAAATAGCGGGACGTGAATGGATTTCCGATATATGAATGTATCAACATCCATTGAGATGAGTGCTCCATGATGGTACGCGTGCGATGATACGTGGGGGGGGAGCAGTGCAAACAGTGGCGGTTGTCGGCGTTTTGCGTTTGTGTGGCACGTAGTGACCATTAGGGGCGACTGGGGCGAGTCGCGGACACTACTGTAGCGAGTGGCAGCCACCGGATACACGTGTGCCA
This window of the Ostrinia nubilalis chromosome 9, ilOstNubi1.1, whole genome shotgun sequence genome carries:
- the LOC135074928 gene encoding V-type proton ATPase subunit e-like; translation: MNLEETETTTTAATTTTAGPTIVPKDPGMYLPIYVMTGIYGAVFILAPLFVRKGPNRGIIRCCIWMSTFSLWMLWFTVYVSQMNPLLGPRLKNTTLAWISHSWGKSSEEPSEGSTDTTLAPTTDDQS